One region of Hymenobacter sediminicola genomic DNA includes:
- a CDS encoding aminotransferase class IV → MLLFNGHLHSEAEFTLPLPNRGLFFNDGFFETMVWEAGTVRYLPYHLARMQQAAAVLGLALPAALATAEALTTIVSRLISAQVPYSAEYRVRLQLWRGGGGLYTPATDAAEWLATSQPFQPHNTPINSCGFAETVRTQASAVSFCKGPNALTYVLAARERQQRGLDELLLLDVAGHVAEGVAAAVFWVRDGQLFTPALETGCVAGVRRAHLLQVARQMGLPTQEVQCHPDELQQAETVFTANVAGIRVVQQLGTTRYPSEHTLLQQLLQAE, encoded by the coding sequence ATGCTTCTTTTCAACGGCCACTTGCACTCTGAAGCGGAGTTTACCTTGCCGCTGCCCAATCGGGGCCTATTTTTCAACGACGGTTTCTTCGAGACAATGGTGTGGGAAGCCGGCACGGTCCGGTATCTGCCATACCACTTGGCCCGCATGCAACAAGCCGCTGCCGTGCTAGGGCTGGCGTTGCCGGCCGCGCTGGCTACTGCCGAGGCTCTGACGACCATAGTGAGTAGGCTCATAAGTGCTCAGGTGCCCTATTCGGCTGAATACCGCGTGCGGCTGCAGTTGTGGCGCGGCGGCGGCGGCCTGTATACTCCCGCTACGGATGCGGCCGAGTGGCTAGCAACCAGTCAGCCCTTTCAGCCGCATAATACCCCAATAAATTCCTGCGGCTTTGCCGAAACCGTACGCACGCAGGCCTCCGCGGTATCGTTCTGCAAAGGCCCCAACGCCCTGACCTACGTGCTGGCGGCGCGCGAACGGCAGCAGCGCGGCCTCGATGAGCTACTGCTACTGGATGTGGCCGGCCATGTGGCCGAAGGTGTAGCGGCTGCGGTATTCTGGGTCCGGGATGGACAGTTGTTCACTCCTGCTTTAGAAACTGGTTGCGTGGCCGGCGTGCGGCGGGCGCATTTGCTGCAGGTGGCCCGGCAGATGGGCCTGCCCACGCAGGAAGTGCAATGCCACCCAGACGAACTGCAGCAAGCAGAAACTGTATTCACGGCAAATGTGGCCGGCATCAGGGTGGTGCAGCAGTTGGGTACAACGCGCTACCCTTCCGAGCATACTCTACTGCAACAACTACTACAAGCTGAGTAG
- a CDS encoding DUF1810 domain-containing protein: MPQQPNLQRFLDAQQHDYATALAEIRAGRKRSHWMWYIFPQIQGLGFSETSRFYAIRSQQEAEAFLQHPVLGARLAEISAALLALNSHDATRVMGSPDDVKLKSSMTLFAALEGASPVFQQVLTMYFGNESDAKTLQILRQNP; this comes from the coding sequence ATGCCCCAGCAGCCCAACCTACAGCGCTTCCTCGATGCCCAGCAGCACGACTATGCCACGGCCCTGGCCGAAATCCGGGCGGGGCGCAAACGCAGTCATTGGATGTGGTACATATTCCCTCAGATTCAGGGGCTTGGCTTCAGCGAAACGTCCCGGTTTTACGCCATCCGGAGCCAGCAAGAGGCGGAAGCGTTTCTGCAACATCCAGTGCTGGGGGCGCGGTTGGCGGAAATCAGCGCAGCCCTGCTGGCACTAAACAGCCATGACGCCACCCGCGTGATGGGTAGCCCTGATGACGTGAAGCTAAAGTCGTCGATGACGTTGTTTGCAGCTTTGGAGGGCGCCAGCCCGGTGTTCCAGCAGGTGCTGACTATGTATTTCGGCAACGAATCGGACGCCAAAACGCTGCAGATTTTGCGCCAGAACCCGTAG
- a CDS encoding TonB family protein, with amino-acid sequence MKKILPALLLGLACAAWRPEAVCAQSAAYNRWDARPVPPVKPKSSSVPRSAMRLQRGIGQHLASQRRLPADSLFFRYVWGKIKYPAAALRAGLEGQVSVRLTIAADGTVTDAQGAGSKLQQVISGVTPQAKAAGEAQMVEDACRVLRGLLFEPAATSTEEVISVNYVIR; translated from the coding sequence ATGAAAAAGATACTGCCTGCGCTGCTGCTTGGTCTGGCCTGTGCAGCATGGCGGCCTGAGGCAGTCTGTGCCCAGAGCGCAGCTTACAACCGCTGGGATGCGCGGCCGGTACCTCCGGTTAAGCCAAAGTCCTCATCAGTGCCTCGGTCGGCAATGCGGTTGCAGCGCGGCATCGGGCAGCACCTCGCCAGCCAGCGCCGCCTGCCCGCCGATTCTCTCTTCTTCCGGTATGTGTGGGGTAAAATCAAGTATCCTGCGGCGGCGCTGCGGGCTGGTCTGGAAGGACAGGTGAGCGTACGGCTGACCATTGCCGCCGATGGTACTGTGACAGACGCTCAGGGGGCCGGCAGCAAGCTGCAGCAGGTTATTTCGGGAGTAACTCCGCAAGCCAAAGCAGCCGGAGAGGCCCAAATGGTGGAGGATGCCTGCCGGGTTCTGCGCGGGCTACTGTTTGAACCGGCCGCTACCAGCACCGAGGAAGTTATCAGCGTGAACTATGTTATCAGATAA
- a CDS encoding thymidylate synthase, whose protein sequence is MHQYHALLQHILDQGTQKTDRTGTGTLSVFGYQMRFDLQQGFPLVTTKKVHLKSIIHELLWFLRGDTSNQSLEDVGVTIWREWADSTGELGPIYGKQWRSWAAPDGQSIDQIAQMVHLLRTQPDSRRMVVSAWNVAELPQMRLTPCHALFQFYVADGKLSCQLYQRSADVFLGVPFNIASYALLTLMMAQVTGLEPGEFIWTGGDTHLYSNHLEQARLQLTREPRPLPQMRLNPAVQDIFAFQYEDFTLENYEPWPAIKAPVAV, encoded by the coding sequence ATGCATCAGTACCACGCCCTTCTGCAACACATTCTCGACCAAGGCACCCAGAAAACCGACCGTACCGGCACCGGCACGCTCTCGGTGTTCGGCTACCAGATGCGGTTTGATTTGCAGCAGGGCTTTCCGCTAGTGACCACCAAAAAGGTGCATCTGAAAAGCATCATTCACGAGTTGCTCTGGTTTCTGCGCGGCGACACCAGCAATCAGTCGCTGGAAGATGTGGGCGTGACCATCTGGCGGGAGTGGGCCGACTCAACCGGCGAGTTGGGTCCCATCTACGGCAAGCAGTGGCGCAGTTGGGCAGCTCCCGATGGCCAAAGCATCGACCAGATTGCACAGATGGTGCACCTGCTCCGGACTCAGCCCGATTCGCGCCGCATGGTGGTATCGGCCTGGAACGTGGCCGAGCTGCCCCAGATGCGCCTGACGCCCTGCCACGCCCTGTTTCAGTTCTACGTGGCCGATGGCAAGCTCAGTTGCCAGCTCTACCAGCGCTCCGCCGACGTGTTTCTGGGCGTGCCCTTCAACATTGCCAGCTACGCCCTGCTCACGCTCATGATGGCGCAGGTAACCGGCCTGGAGCCCGGTGAGTTTATCTGGACCGGTGGCGATACCCACCTCTATAGTAACCACCTGGAGCAGGCCCGCCTGCAGCTCACCCGGGAGCCCCGCCCGCTGCCCCAGATGCGCCTCAACCCCGCTGTGCAGGATATTTTTGCGTTTCAGTACGAAGACTTCACGCTCGAAAACTACGAGCCCTGGCCGGCCATCAAAGCTCCCGTGGCAGTATAG
- a CDS encoding glyoxalase, which yields MALHICSLRPFIGAKDFTVSRSFYQAWGFSEIVLSPAMSLFTLEGVSFYLQNAYVPEWIDNTMLFLEVADVEHYWQEVTALDLPGRFLGVRVLPIRHEDWGKQGFIHDPAGVLWHIGEFNQSK from the coding sequence ATGGCCTTGCACATCTGCTCCCTTCGCCCCTTTATCGGCGCGAAAGACTTTACCGTGTCGCGTAGCTTCTACCAGGCTTGGGGCTTTAGCGAAATCGTCTTGTCGCCGGCTATGTCCCTGTTTACGCTGGAAGGCGTGAGTTTCTACCTGCAGAATGCCTACGTGCCTGAGTGGATAGATAACACCATGTTGTTTCTGGAAGTGGCCGACGTAGAGCACTATTGGCAGGAAGTAACGGCTCTGGATTTGCCCGGCCGCTTCCTCGGAGTGCGGGTGCTGCCCATCCGCCACGAGGACTGGGGCAAGCAAGGCTTTATCCACGACCCTGCCGGTGTACTCTGGCATATTGGGGAGTTCAACCAAAGCAAATAA
- a CDS encoding helix-turn-helix domain-containing protein has product MSNLIPTYRLQSFARPEQEPVEVFFLDEHTHSAGPPLGVPYRGNYYKIGICLRGTAELKANLETYRIEPGSLMLITPHIIKEWTSFSPDHDSLSVFFTPEFITTRNHIPVDNFQFLENATRHVLPLTTAEADSITASMRLLQQKFQAPHPYRHQVIKSLINSLLYEVVGLYDQQRAALQATQTRSQQVTAEFKHLVNAHCTTERSVQFYAGRLCITPKHLTETVKQATGKTAGEWIEEAVMLEAKALLQNGQLTVAQVADLLHFADQSAFSRFFRNSLGLSPTAYKQAG; this is encoded by the coding sequence ATGAGCAACCTGATTCCTACTTACCGGCTGCAGAGTTTCGCCCGCCCCGAGCAGGAGCCAGTGGAGGTATTCTTTCTGGACGAGCATACGCATTCAGCCGGCCCGCCGCTGGGCGTACCGTACCGGGGCAACTACTACAAAATCGGGATTTGCCTGCGCGGCACGGCGGAACTCAAGGCGAATTTGGAAACCTACCGCATCGAGCCCGGCAGCCTGATGCTCATCACGCCCCACATCATCAAAGAGTGGACGTCCTTCTCACCTGACCACGACAGCCTGTCGGTTTTCTTCACGCCCGAGTTTATTACCACCCGCAACCACATTCCCGTCGACAACTTTCAGTTTCTGGAAAACGCGACCCGGCACGTATTGCCGCTTACGACGGCCGAGGCGGACAGCATCACGGCGTCGATGCGGCTGTTGCAGCAGAAGTTTCAGGCCCCGCACCCCTACCGCCACCAGGTAATCAAAAGCCTCATCAACAGCCTGCTGTATGAAGTGGTGGGCCTTTATGACCAGCAACGCGCGGCGCTGCAAGCTACCCAAACCCGCAGCCAACAGGTCACGGCCGAGTTTAAGCATTTGGTAAATGCACACTGCACCACCGAACGGAGCGTGCAGTTCTATGCCGGCCGCCTGTGCATCACGCCCAAGCACCTCACCGAAACCGTGAAGCAAGCAACCGGCAAAACCGCTGGCGAGTGGATTGAGGAGGCTGTGATGCTGGAAGCGAAGGCGCTGCTGCAAAACGGGCAGCTCACCGTAGCCCAAGTCGCCGACCTGCTGCACTTCGCCGACCAGTCGGCGTTCAGCCGCTTCTTCCGTAACAGCCTCGGCCTCTCGCCTACAGCCTACAAGCAAGCAGGATAA
- a CDS encoding SDR family oxidoreductase has translation MILITGATGHIGSAVIEQLLKTTDAGQVAGLVRDEAKATTLQAQGVQIRVGDYNDPATLNQAMQGVAKVLLVSGGGNDDGLQQHYNVVDAAKKAGVGCLAYTSRALKDPTSLTNQLMARHFETEDYIRASGLPYIMFRNILYMDTLPQFVGPQVFERGIQLPAGLGRVAFALRQEMGEAIANVLADSRCDNRIFTFTGAGTYSFADVAAALSELSGRPVTYTPIEQLAFEARLHAQGLPEAVIQRISGFLTDIKNGQEETVSPDLADALGRAPASLREGLKTIFKL, from the coding sequence ATGATTCTGATAACGGGTGCTACTGGCCATATTGGGTCAGCTGTGATTGAGCAGCTTCTGAAAACAACCGACGCCGGCCAAGTAGCTGGCCTGGTGCGCGACGAGGCCAAAGCCACCACCCTACAGGCGCAGGGCGTGCAAATCCGCGTGGGAGACTACAACGACCCTGCCACCCTAAACCAAGCCATGCAGGGCGTTGCTAAAGTACTGCTGGTATCTGGCGGCGGCAACGACGACGGCCTGCAGCAGCATTACAACGTGGTAGATGCCGCCAAGAAGGCTGGCGTAGGGTGCCTGGCTTATACTAGCCGCGCCCTGAAAGACCCCACTAGCCTGACCAATCAGCTGATGGCACGCCACTTTGAGACAGAAGACTACATCCGGGCCAGCGGCTTACCTTACATCATGTTCCGCAACATTCTGTACATGGATACGCTGCCGCAGTTTGTGGGGCCGCAGGTATTCGAGCGGGGCATCCAGTTGCCGGCTGGGCTGGGTCGGGTAGCCTTTGCGCTCCGTCAGGAAATGGGCGAGGCCATTGCCAACGTACTGGCCGACAGCCGCTGCGACAACCGCATCTTCACCTTCACCGGAGCCGGTACGTACTCCTTCGCCGACGTAGCCGCGGCCCTGAGCGAACTATCGGGCCGGCCCGTGACCTACACGCCTATCGAGCAGCTGGCCTTCGAAGCCCGGCTCCACGCCCAGGGCCTGCCCGAAGCAGTAATCCAACGTATCAGCGGCTTCCTTACCGACATCAAGAATGGGCAGGAAGAAACCGTCAGCCCTGATTTAGCGGACGCGCTGGGCCGCGCACCGGCTTCACTACGGGAGGGTCTGAAGACCATTTTCAAGCTGTAA
- a CDS encoding Imm51 family immunity protein, with protein MSTTYPFQVSDLEDQATPGRQQRLLVNLSNMDDYYNVFEKYGFSGSGASWAEHIETILEEHAPALLDHVELLGQGEVFGAYTDGPGATEQFLALIQPIFGDLGSLNKYLSQTDPDDFFE; from the coding sequence ATGTCTACCACTTATCCGTTTCAGGTTTCCGACCTCGAAGACCAGGCCACGCCCGGCCGCCAGCAGCGCCTGCTGGTGAACCTCTCCAACATGGACGACTATTACAACGTGTTCGAGAAATACGGCTTCAGTGGCAGCGGAGCCAGTTGGGCCGAGCATATTGAAACCATTCTGGAAGAACACGCCCCCGCTCTCCTCGACCACGTGGAGCTGCTGGGCCAGGGCGAAGTTTTCGGAGCGTACACCGACGGCCCCGGTGCCACCGAACAATTCCTGGCCCTTATTCAGCCTATTTTCGGCGACCTGGGCAGCCTGAACAAGTACCTAAGCCAAACCGACCCAGACGACTTTTTTGAGTAA
- a CDS encoding 2'-5' RNA ligase family protein: MNLSEHYAAMREATMHRLLHEGADPDLLLHSPQDDRRGLTLLARPPASITTVIEAILADFRHLEPAQYYYPASDIHLTILSLISCYPGFTLAQIDPAPYRRALQDITRLAQPFRIRYEGLTASPGGIMVQGFPEDEGLEELREATRTFFRASRLQQSIDTRYSIHTAHSTVIRFTRPLTDAPMLVARLAQYQEQFIGTFAVDAVELVFNDWYQRARTTVLLGTYPLGRP; the protein is encoded by the coding sequence ATGAACCTGTCCGAACATTACGCGGCCATGCGGGAGGCCACCATGCACCGGCTGCTGCACGAAGGGGCCGACCCGGACCTGCTGCTCCACTCGCCGCAGGACGACCGGCGGGGCCTCACGCTGCTGGCCCGGCCCCCGGCCTCCATCACGACGGTCATCGAAGCCATACTAGCCGATTTCCGGCACCTGGAGCCCGCGCAGTACTACTACCCCGCTTCCGATATCCACCTCACCATTCTCTCCCTCATTTCCTGCTACCCAGGCTTCACCCTGGCGCAGATTGACCCGGCCCCATACCGGCGTGCCTTGCAGGATATTACCCGGCTGGCGCAGCCCTTCCGGATTCGCTACGAGGGACTAACAGCTTCGCCCGGCGGGATTATGGTGCAGGGCTTTCCGGAAGATGAGGGCCTGGAGGAGCTGCGAGAGGCCACCCGGACTTTTTTTCGGGCCTCCAGGCTGCAACAGTCCATTGATACACGGTACAGTATTCACACGGCCCATTCCACCGTAATCCGTTTCACGCGCCCGCTCACCGATGCGCCGATGCTGGTAGCCCGGCTGGCCCAGTATCAGGAGCAGTTTATCGGCACGTTTGCGGTAGATGCGGTGGAACTGGTGTTCAACGACTGGTACCAGCGTGCCCGCACTACTGTGTTGCTGGGAACGTACCCGTTGGGCCGGCCCTGA
- a CDS encoding type I restriction endonuclease: MELIDQLTNLASRAQKQITHIQTEEATKNALVMPFINALGYNVFDPTEVVPEFICDIGTKKGEKIDYAIMRDGKPIILIECKHVGGDLSINHASQLFRYFHVTEARIAVLTNGVHYRLFTDLEQPNKMDERPFMEFDLFNFQENDVAEIRKLSKPAFNIDDLLFAAYNLKYMRAFKNYFNEQFTQPSADFITFVSKQIYDGVLTPKLKEQFSVLVHRSFHQFLNDKITMRLRSAMVDTSGHSLLAPEVPPVPLPESATATVAEAVEKGIETTVEETEGFMIVRAILRKTVPVNRVIMRDVQSYCGILLDDNNRKPICRLHFNSSKKYVTLFDVEGGERVDISSLDDLYSMASRIRAAVQRHETKPQEEAVA, encoded by the coding sequence ATGGAGCTTATCGACCAGTTGACCAATCTTGCTTCAAGGGCACAGAAGCAGATAACCCACATTCAGACCGAAGAGGCCACAAAAAACGCGCTGGTAATGCCGTTTATTAATGCCCTGGGCTATAATGTATTCGACCCCACAGAAGTAGTGCCGGAATTCATTTGTGACATCGGTACCAAGAAGGGCGAGAAGATTGATTATGCCATCATGCGCGACGGTAAGCCTATCATTCTAATTGAATGCAAGCACGTTGGAGGGGACCTGAGTATTAATCATGCCAGCCAGCTGTTCCGCTATTTCCACGTTACGGAAGCTAGGATTGCGGTGCTTACTAACGGAGTGCATTACCGCCTGTTCACGGATCTGGAACAGCCCAACAAGATGGATGAGCGGCCTTTTATGGAGTTCGATCTGTTCAATTTTCAGGAAAATGACGTTGCCGAAATTCGGAAACTGAGCAAGCCCGCATTTAATATCGACGACCTGCTGTTTGCGGCTTACAACTTGAAGTACATGCGGGCCTTCAAAAACTACTTCAACGAGCAGTTTACACAGCCCTCCGCCGACTTTATCACCTTCGTTTCCAAGCAGATTTATGATGGCGTACTCACGCCAAAGCTGAAAGAGCAATTCAGCGTTTTGGTGCACCGCTCGTTTCATCAGTTTCTGAACGACAAAATTACCATGCGGCTGCGCTCGGCTATGGTCGATACCAGCGGCCATAGCCTGTTAGCGCCGGAAGTGCCGCCGGTACCTCTCCCCGAATCTGCTACTGCAACGGTAGCAGAGGCTGTAGAGAAAGGCATTGAAACCACTGTGGAAGAAACCGAAGGCTTCATGATTGTGCGGGCTATTCTTCGCAAGACAGTGCCTGTCAACCGGGTGATTATGCGCGATGTGCAGTCGTATTGTGGTATTCTGCTCGATGACAACAACCGCAAGCCCATTTGTCGGCTACACTTCAACAGCAGCAAAAAATACGTGACGCTGTTCGATGTGGAAGGAGGGGAGCGGGTTGATATTTCCTCGCTTGATGATCTGTATAGCATGGCTTCGCGCATCAGGGCAGCTGTGCAACGCCACGAAACAAAGCCACAGGAAGAAGCTGTAGCCTAG
- a CDS encoding efflux RND transporter permease subunit — protein sequence MPLRRLAHFTLLALGLLSALAVFFVAQLRFNYNFNDFYPAGDPDLDYYMAYSGRFGNDNDYVLLGLEAPAGQTVFEPRFLTRVDSLTRFIQGRRHVTQVSSPTNATNPVVEGLGVFNVPYLHPQEPARRATDSALVFRTPGLVGNLISRDARAATILFQTSPNLSKPPGDSLLTAVRTELQRQGFAENEYHMAGKMVAQSVFVDRLQVELAVFMSLSVVLVTGLLWLTFRTWWGVVLPLVVVLGSILWGLGVMSAFGVSIDLMTALLPVMLFVVGMSDTIHIITRYVTELGYGASKKDSLLIALKESGFGSGLSALTTSIGFFTLMTSTIRPIYNFGLFTGIAVLLTFALSFTLLPAMLLLLRKPQLRIPRETGHSWDGVLGRLFRMVLARRHWVVAISGLVLVLSVASASRIRINSALLDDLSKNDPVKLDFVFFERNFAGVRPFELDLKPAAGRSIYDLDVLRQTEKIEGYLQKTYGLNFVASPVTIIKSVRKALNGGLLEEYRLPDSETELARLTRKVKLFRKKPEFRALALPDGTEGRLTGRMPDVGSIRADALNADLRRFLRTSVDSTVLQTRLTGSANLIDKNNETLTRNMITGMSIDILMVALIVLALFRSLRMTLVVLIPNLVPILIVAGVMGAAGVSMKVSTSIIFTIAFGIAVDDTIHFISKLKLVLLKEKSLFKAVRKTYLMAGKAVIVTSLILVGGFSTLIFSSFDGTFYVGLLIGLTLLFGVVAELTLLPILILAFYRHRPKEIRQPVPLLEA from the coding sequence ATGCCCCTCCGACGTCTCGCGCACTTTACCCTCCTGGCCCTTGGGCTCCTGTCGGCTCTGGCCGTGTTTTTTGTGGCGCAGCTGCGTTTCAACTACAACTTCAACGACTTCTACCCCGCCGGCGACCCGGACCTGGACTACTACATGGCGTACTCCGGGCGCTTCGGCAACGACAACGACTACGTGCTGCTGGGCCTGGAAGCACCGGCTGGCCAGACGGTTTTCGAGCCCCGATTCCTAACCCGCGTCGATTCGCTCACCCGTTTTATCCAGGGCCGGCGGCATGTCACGCAGGTATCGTCGCCCACCAACGCCACCAACCCGGTAGTCGAAGGCCTGGGCGTGTTCAATGTGCCGTATCTGCACCCGCAGGAGCCGGCGCGGCGCGCTACAGATTCGGCGCTGGTGTTTCGCACGCCGGGTCTCGTCGGCAACCTGATTTCGCGGGATGCGCGGGCGGCCACCATCCTGTTTCAGACCTCGCCCAACCTCAGCAAACCACCCGGCGACTCGCTGCTGACAGCTGTACGTACCGAGCTGCAGCGGCAGGGCTTCGCGGAAAACGAGTACCACATGGCCGGCAAAATGGTGGCCCAGTCGGTGTTCGTGGATCGGCTGCAAGTGGAACTGGCCGTGTTTATGAGCCTTTCGGTGGTACTCGTGACGGGGCTGCTGTGGCTCACGTTCCGGACGTGGTGGGGCGTGGTGCTGCCGCTGGTGGTGGTGCTGGGCTCCATATTGTGGGGCCTGGGCGTGATGTCGGCTTTCGGGGTGAGCATTGACCTGATGACGGCCCTGCTGCCAGTGATGCTGTTCGTAGTGGGCATGTCCGATACCATCCACATCATCACGCGCTACGTCACAGAGCTGGGCTACGGAGCCAGCAAAAAAGACTCCCTGCTGATTGCGCTGAAGGAATCGGGCTTCGGCTCGGGGCTGTCGGCGCTGACGACCAGCATCGGCTTCTTCACGCTGATGACCAGCACCATCCGCCCAATTTACAACTTCGGGCTGTTTACGGGCATTGCGGTGCTGCTCACGTTTGCGCTCAGCTTCACGCTGCTGCCGGCCATGCTGTTGCTGCTTCGCAAACCCCAGCTGCGCATTCCGCGCGAAACCGGCCACAGCTGGGACGGCGTGCTGGGGCGCCTGTTCCGGATGGTGCTGGCGCGGCGGCACTGGGTGGTGGCCATCAGCGGGCTGGTACTGGTGCTGTCGGTGGCCTCGGCCTCACGCATCCGCATCAACTCGGCCCTGCTCGATGACCTGTCTAAAAACGACCCGGTAAAGCTGGATTTCGTGTTTTTTGAGCGGAATTTCGCGGGTGTGCGGCCCTTTGAGCTGGACCTGAAACCCGCAGCCGGCCGCAGCATCTATGACCTGGACGTGCTGCGCCAAACCGAGAAAATCGAAGGCTATCTGCAGAAAACGTACGGTCTGAACTTCGTGGCCTCGCCCGTCACCATCATCAAATCGGTGCGCAAGGCCCTGAACGGCGGCCTGCTGGAAGAGTACCGCCTCCCCGATTCGGAAACTGAGCTGGCCCGCCTTACGCGCAAGGTGAAGCTGTTTCGCAAGAAGCCGGAGTTTCGGGCGCTGGCGTTGCCCGATGGCACGGAAGGCCGCCTGACGGGCCGCATGCCCGACGTGGGCAGCATCCGGGCCGATGCGCTGAACGCCGATTTGCGGCGGTTTCTGCGCACTTCCGTGGACAGCACGGTGCTGCAGACCCGTCTCACCGGCTCGGCCAACCTTATCGACAAAAACAACGAAACGCTCACCCGCAACATGATTACGGGCATGAGCATCGACATTCTGATGGTCGCGCTGATTGTGCTGGCGCTGTTCCGCAGCCTGCGCATGACGCTGGTAGTGCTCATCCCGAATCTAGTGCCCATCCTGATTGTGGCCGGCGTGATGGGTGCGGCCGGCGTGAGCATGAAGGTGAGCACCAGCATCATTTTCACTATTGCGTTCGGCATTGCAGTCGATGATACAATCCACTTCATCAGCAAGCTGAAGCTGGTGCTGCTCAAGGAAAAAAGCCTGTTCAAGGCGGTGCGCAAAACCTACCTGATGGCCGGCAAAGCCGTTATCGTCACGTCGTTGATTCTGGTCGGCGGCTTTTCGACGCTCATCTTTTCCTCCTTCGACGGCACGTTCTATGTGGGCCTGCTCATCGGCCTGACGCTGCTGTTTGGGGTGGTAGCCGAGCTGACTTTGCTCCCGATTCTGATTCTGGCTTTCTATCGGCACCGGCCCAAGGAAATCCGGCAGCCGGTGCCGCTGCTGGAGGCGTAG